Proteins encoded in a region of the Orcinus orca chromosome 8, mOrcOrc1.1, whole genome shotgun sequence genome:
- the ATL3 gene encoding atlastin-3 isoform X2: protein MGTVGGYPESVGLQFPTDGCPQGAAPGDAMESGKPCPVQVVLVQKDQHAFELEEKALASILLQEHIRDLDVVVVSVAGAFRKGKSFFLDFMLRYLYIQKEGGSSNWLGDREEPLTGFSWRGGSDPETTGIQIWSEVFTVEKPDGKKVAVVLMDTQGAFDSQSTVKDCATIFALSTMTSSVQIYNLSQNIQEDDLQQLQLFTEYGRLAMDEIFQKPFQTLMFLVRDWSFPYEYNYGLQGGMSFLEKRLQVKEHQHEEIQNVRNHIHSCFSSVTCFLLPHPGLQVATSPDFDGKLKDIASEFKEQLQTLIPYVLNPANLMEKEINGSKVTCRGLLEYFKAYIKIYQGEDLPHPKSMLQATAEANNLAAAASAKDIYYNNMEEVSGGDKPYLSPDILEEKHCEFKELALDHFKKTKKMGGKDFSLRYQQELEEEIKGLYENFCKHNGSKNVFSTFRTPAVLFTGIVALYIASGLTGVIGLEVVAQLFNCMVGLLLIALLTWGYIRYSGQYRELGGAIDSGAAYVLEQATSHIGNSTQAAVRDAVVGRPSLDKKVQ, encoded by the exons GTGATGCTATGGAGAGTGGAAAGCCTTGTCCAGTGCAGGTTGTTTTGGTGCAGAAAGACCAACATGCCTTTGAGCTAGAAGAGAAAGCCTTGGCCAGCATCCTCTTACAGGAACACATCCGAGACCTTGATGTGGTGGTGGTGTCAGTGGCTGGTGCCTTCCGAAAGGGCAAGTCCTTCTTTCTGGACTTTATGCTACGATACTTATATATCCAG AAGGAAGGTGGCAGTTCAAATTGGTTGGGTGACCGAGAAGAACCGTTAACAGGGTTTTCATGGAGGGGGGGCTCTGACCCAGAAACCACTGGGATCCAGATCTGGAGTGAGGTTTTCACTGTGGAGAAGCCAGATGGGAAGAAg GTTGCAGTTGTTCTGATGGATACCCAGGGGGCATTTGACAGCCAGTCCACTGTGAAAGATTGTGCTACCATCTTTGCTCTAAGTACCATGACTAGTTCTGTTCAG atttATAATTTGTCCCAGAACATTCAGGAAGATGATCTTCAACAGCTACAG ctcttcACAGAATATGGTCGTCTGGCGATGGATGAAATTTTCCAAAAGCCCTTCCAG ACACTGATGTTTCTGGTTCGAGACTGGAGTTTCCCTTATGAATACAACTATGGACTACAGGGGGGAATGTCGTTTTTGGAAAAGCGTCTACAG GTGAAAGAACATCAACATGAAGAAATTCAGAATGTCCGAAATCACATTCACTCATGTTTCTCCAGCGTCACCTGTTTTCTGCTACCACATCCAGGGCTCCAGGTCGCCACAAGCCCTGACTTCGATGGCAAATTGAAAG ATATTGCCAGTGAATTCAAAGAGCAGTTACAGACACTGATACCATATGTATTAAACCCAGCTAACTTAATGGAAAAGGAGATCAACGGCTCAAAAGTCACCTGTCGGGGGCTATTGGAATATTTTAAG gcatatattaaaatttaccaaggaGAAGATCTGCCTCACCCCAAATCCATGCTTCAG GCCACTGCTGAAGCCAACAACTTAGCAGCTGCAGCCTCTGCCAAGGACATTTACTATAACAACATGGAAGAG gTTTCTGGGGGAGACAAACCTTATTTGTCTCCAGACATTCTAGAGGAGAAGCACTGTGAATTCAAAGAACTTGCTCTGGACCATTTTAAGAAGACAAAAAAGATGGGTGGGAAGGATTTTAGCCTTCGTTACcagcaggagctggaggaggagatCAAGGGACTGTATGAGAACTTCTGCAAGCACAATGGTAGCAAGAATGTCTTCAGCACCTTCCGAACCCCTGCAGTGCTCTTCACAGGCATTGTGGCTTTGTACATAGCTTCAGGCCTCACTGGCGTTATTGGTCTTGAGGTGGTGGCCCAGCTGTTCAACTGTATGGTTGGCCTGCTGTTAATAGCGCTTCTCACCTGGGGGTACATCCGGTACTCTGGTCAGTATCGTGAGCTGGGCGGTGCTATCGATTCTGGTGCAGCGTATGTATTAGAGCAG GCCACTTCTCACATTGGTAATTCCACTCAGGCTGCTGTGAGGGATGCAGTTGTTGGGAGACCATCCTTGGATAAGAAAGTTCAGTAG
- the ATL3 gene encoding atlastin-3 isoform X3, giving the protein MESGKPCPVQVVLVQKDQHAFELEEKALASILLQEHIRDLDVVVVSVAGAFRKGKSFFLDFMLRYLYIQKEGGSSNWLGDREEPLTGFSWRGGSDPETTGIQIWSEVFTVEKPDGKKVAVVLMDTQGAFDSQSTVKDCATIFALSTMTSSVQIYNLSQNIQEDDLQQLQLFTEYGRLAMDEIFQKPFQTLMFLVRDWSFPYEYNYGLQGGMSFLEKRLQVKEHQHEEIQNVRNHIHSCFSSVTCFLLPHPGLQVATSPDFDGKLKDIASEFKEQLQTLIPYVLNPANLMEKEINGSKVTCRGLLEYFKAYIKIYQGEDLPHPKSMLQATAEANNLAAAASAKDIYYNNMEEVSGGDKPYLSPDILEEKHCEFKELALDHFKKTKKMGGKDFSLRYQQELEEEIKGLYENFCKHNGSKNVFSTFRTPAVLFTGIVALYIASGLTGVIGLEVVAQLFNCMVGLLLIALLTWGYIRYSGQYRELGGAIDSGAAYVLEQATSHIGNSTQAAVRDAVVGRPSLDKKVQ; this is encoded by the exons ATGGAGAGTGGAAAGCCTTGTCCAGTGCAGGTTGTTTTGGTGCAGAAAGACCAACATGCCTTTGAGCTAGAAGAGAAAGCCTTGGCCAGCATCCTCTTACAGGAACACATCCGAGACCTTGATGTGGTGGTGGTGTCAGTGGCTGGTGCCTTCCGAAAGGGCAAGTCCTTCTTTCTGGACTTTATGCTACGATACTTATATATCCAG AAGGAAGGTGGCAGTTCAAATTGGTTGGGTGACCGAGAAGAACCGTTAACAGGGTTTTCATGGAGGGGGGGCTCTGACCCAGAAACCACTGGGATCCAGATCTGGAGTGAGGTTTTCACTGTGGAGAAGCCAGATGGGAAGAAg GTTGCAGTTGTTCTGATGGATACCCAGGGGGCATTTGACAGCCAGTCCACTGTGAAAGATTGTGCTACCATCTTTGCTCTAAGTACCATGACTAGTTCTGTTCAG atttATAATTTGTCCCAGAACATTCAGGAAGATGATCTTCAACAGCTACAG ctcttcACAGAATATGGTCGTCTGGCGATGGATGAAATTTTCCAAAAGCCCTTCCAG ACACTGATGTTTCTGGTTCGAGACTGGAGTTTCCCTTATGAATACAACTATGGACTACAGGGGGGAATGTCGTTTTTGGAAAAGCGTCTACAG GTGAAAGAACATCAACATGAAGAAATTCAGAATGTCCGAAATCACATTCACTCATGTTTCTCCAGCGTCACCTGTTTTCTGCTACCACATCCAGGGCTCCAGGTCGCCACAAGCCCTGACTTCGATGGCAAATTGAAAG ATATTGCCAGTGAATTCAAAGAGCAGTTACAGACACTGATACCATATGTATTAAACCCAGCTAACTTAATGGAAAAGGAGATCAACGGCTCAAAAGTCACCTGTCGGGGGCTATTGGAATATTTTAAG gcatatattaaaatttaccaaggaGAAGATCTGCCTCACCCCAAATCCATGCTTCAG GCCACTGCTGAAGCCAACAACTTAGCAGCTGCAGCCTCTGCCAAGGACATTTACTATAACAACATGGAAGAG gTTTCTGGGGGAGACAAACCTTATTTGTCTCCAGACATTCTAGAGGAGAAGCACTGTGAATTCAAAGAACTTGCTCTGGACCATTTTAAGAAGACAAAAAAGATGGGTGGGAAGGATTTTAGCCTTCGTTACcagcaggagctggaggaggagatCAAGGGACTGTATGAGAACTTCTGCAAGCACAATGGTAGCAAGAATGTCTTCAGCACCTTCCGAACCCCTGCAGTGCTCTTCACAGGCATTGTGGCTTTGTACATAGCTTCAGGCCTCACTGGCGTTATTGGTCTTGAGGTGGTGGCCCAGCTGTTCAACTGTATGGTTGGCCTGCTGTTAATAGCGCTTCTCACCTGGGGGTACATCCGGTACTCTGGTCAGTATCGTGAGCTGGGCGGTGCTATCGATTCTGGTGCAGCGTATGTATTAGAGCAG GCCACTTCTCACATTGGTAATTCCACTCAGGCTGCTGTGAGGGATGCAGTTGTTGGGAGACCATCCTTGGATAAGAAAGTTCAGTAG
- the ATL3 gene encoding atlastin-3 isoform X1, translating into MLSPQRVVAAASGGAVCKKLKSGKNPFVAAWYSDAMESGKPCPVQVVLVQKDQHAFELEEKALASILLQEHIRDLDVVVVSVAGAFRKGKSFFLDFMLRYLYIQKEGGSSNWLGDREEPLTGFSWRGGSDPETTGIQIWSEVFTVEKPDGKKVAVVLMDTQGAFDSQSTVKDCATIFALSTMTSSVQIYNLSQNIQEDDLQQLQLFTEYGRLAMDEIFQKPFQTLMFLVRDWSFPYEYNYGLQGGMSFLEKRLQVKEHQHEEIQNVRNHIHSCFSSVTCFLLPHPGLQVATSPDFDGKLKDIASEFKEQLQTLIPYVLNPANLMEKEINGSKVTCRGLLEYFKAYIKIYQGEDLPHPKSMLQATAEANNLAAAASAKDIYYNNMEEVSGGDKPYLSPDILEEKHCEFKELALDHFKKTKKMGGKDFSLRYQQELEEEIKGLYENFCKHNGSKNVFSTFRTPAVLFTGIVALYIASGLTGVIGLEVVAQLFNCMVGLLLIALLTWGYIRYSGQYRELGGAIDSGAAYVLEQATSHIGNSTQAAVRDAVVGRPSLDKKVQ; encoded by the exons GTGATGCTATGGAGAGTGGAAAGCCTTGTCCAGTGCAGGTTGTTTTGGTGCAGAAAGACCAACATGCCTTTGAGCTAGAAGAGAAAGCCTTGGCCAGCATCCTCTTACAGGAACACATCCGAGACCTTGATGTGGTGGTGGTGTCAGTGGCTGGTGCCTTCCGAAAGGGCAAGTCCTTCTTTCTGGACTTTATGCTACGATACTTATATATCCAG AAGGAAGGTGGCAGTTCAAATTGGTTGGGTGACCGAGAAGAACCGTTAACAGGGTTTTCATGGAGGGGGGGCTCTGACCCAGAAACCACTGGGATCCAGATCTGGAGTGAGGTTTTCACTGTGGAGAAGCCAGATGGGAAGAAg GTTGCAGTTGTTCTGATGGATACCCAGGGGGCATTTGACAGCCAGTCCACTGTGAAAGATTGTGCTACCATCTTTGCTCTAAGTACCATGACTAGTTCTGTTCAG atttATAATTTGTCCCAGAACATTCAGGAAGATGATCTTCAACAGCTACAG ctcttcACAGAATATGGTCGTCTGGCGATGGATGAAATTTTCCAAAAGCCCTTCCAG ACACTGATGTTTCTGGTTCGAGACTGGAGTTTCCCTTATGAATACAACTATGGACTACAGGGGGGAATGTCGTTTTTGGAAAAGCGTCTACAG GTGAAAGAACATCAACATGAAGAAATTCAGAATGTCCGAAATCACATTCACTCATGTTTCTCCAGCGTCACCTGTTTTCTGCTACCACATCCAGGGCTCCAGGTCGCCACAAGCCCTGACTTCGATGGCAAATTGAAAG ATATTGCCAGTGAATTCAAAGAGCAGTTACAGACACTGATACCATATGTATTAAACCCAGCTAACTTAATGGAAAAGGAGATCAACGGCTCAAAAGTCACCTGTCGGGGGCTATTGGAATATTTTAAG gcatatattaaaatttaccaaggaGAAGATCTGCCTCACCCCAAATCCATGCTTCAG GCCACTGCTGAAGCCAACAACTTAGCAGCTGCAGCCTCTGCCAAGGACATTTACTATAACAACATGGAAGAG gTTTCTGGGGGAGACAAACCTTATTTGTCTCCAGACATTCTAGAGGAGAAGCACTGTGAATTCAAAGAACTTGCTCTGGACCATTTTAAGAAGACAAAAAAGATGGGTGGGAAGGATTTTAGCCTTCGTTACcagcaggagctggaggaggagatCAAGGGACTGTATGAGAACTTCTGCAAGCACAATGGTAGCAAGAATGTCTTCAGCACCTTCCGAACCCCTGCAGTGCTCTTCACAGGCATTGTGGCTTTGTACATAGCTTCAGGCCTCACTGGCGTTATTGGTCTTGAGGTGGTGGCCCAGCTGTTCAACTGTATGGTTGGCCTGCTGTTAATAGCGCTTCTCACCTGGGGGTACATCCGGTACTCTGGTCAGTATCGTGAGCTGGGCGGTGCTATCGATTCTGGTGCAGCGTATGTATTAGAGCAG GCCACTTCTCACATTGGTAATTCCACTCAGGCTGCTGTGAGGGATGCAGTTGTTGGGAGACCATCCTTGGATAAGAAAGTTCAGTAG
- the ATL3 gene encoding atlastin-3 isoform X5 produces MKHYTSRAGDAMESGKPCPVQVVLVQKDQHAFELEEKALASILLQEHIRDLDVVVVSVAGAFRKGKSFFLDFMLRYLYIQKEGGSSNWLGDREEPLTGFSWRGGSDPETTGIQIWSEVFTVEKPDGKKVAVVLMDTQGAFDSQSTVKDCATIFALSTMTSSVQIYNLSQNIQEDDLQQLQLFTEYGRLAMDEIFQKPFQTLMFLVRDWSFPYEYNYGLQGGMSFLEKRLQVKEHQHEEIQNVRNHIHSCFSSVTCFLLPHPGLQVATSPDFDGKLKDIASEFKEQLQTLIPYVLNPANLMEKEINGSKVTCRGLLEYFKAYIKIYQGEDLPHPKSMLQATAEANNLAAAASAKDIYYNNMEEVSGGDKPYLSPDILEEKHCEFKELALDHFKKTKKMGGKDFSLRYQQELEEEIKGLYENFCKHNGSKNVFSTFRTPAVLFTGIVALYIASGLTGVIGLEVVAQLFNCMVGLLLIALLTWGYIRYSGQYRELGGAIDSGAAYVLEQATSHIGNSTQAAVRDAVVGRPSLDKKVQ; encoded by the exons GTGATGCTATGGAGAGTGGAAAGCCTTGTCCAGTGCAGGTTGTTTTGGTGCAGAAAGACCAACATGCCTTTGAGCTAGAAGAGAAAGCCTTGGCCAGCATCCTCTTACAGGAACACATCCGAGACCTTGATGTGGTGGTGGTGTCAGTGGCTGGTGCCTTCCGAAAGGGCAAGTCCTTCTTTCTGGACTTTATGCTACGATACTTATATATCCAG AAGGAAGGTGGCAGTTCAAATTGGTTGGGTGACCGAGAAGAACCGTTAACAGGGTTTTCATGGAGGGGGGGCTCTGACCCAGAAACCACTGGGATCCAGATCTGGAGTGAGGTTTTCACTGTGGAGAAGCCAGATGGGAAGAAg GTTGCAGTTGTTCTGATGGATACCCAGGGGGCATTTGACAGCCAGTCCACTGTGAAAGATTGTGCTACCATCTTTGCTCTAAGTACCATGACTAGTTCTGTTCAG atttATAATTTGTCCCAGAACATTCAGGAAGATGATCTTCAACAGCTACAG ctcttcACAGAATATGGTCGTCTGGCGATGGATGAAATTTTCCAAAAGCCCTTCCAG ACACTGATGTTTCTGGTTCGAGACTGGAGTTTCCCTTATGAATACAACTATGGACTACAGGGGGGAATGTCGTTTTTGGAAAAGCGTCTACAG GTGAAAGAACATCAACATGAAGAAATTCAGAATGTCCGAAATCACATTCACTCATGTTTCTCCAGCGTCACCTGTTTTCTGCTACCACATCCAGGGCTCCAGGTCGCCACAAGCCCTGACTTCGATGGCAAATTGAAAG ATATTGCCAGTGAATTCAAAGAGCAGTTACAGACACTGATACCATATGTATTAAACCCAGCTAACTTAATGGAAAAGGAGATCAACGGCTCAAAAGTCACCTGTCGGGGGCTATTGGAATATTTTAAG gcatatattaaaatttaccaaggaGAAGATCTGCCTCACCCCAAATCCATGCTTCAG GCCACTGCTGAAGCCAACAACTTAGCAGCTGCAGCCTCTGCCAAGGACATTTACTATAACAACATGGAAGAG gTTTCTGGGGGAGACAAACCTTATTTGTCTCCAGACATTCTAGAGGAGAAGCACTGTGAATTCAAAGAACTTGCTCTGGACCATTTTAAGAAGACAAAAAAGATGGGTGGGAAGGATTTTAGCCTTCGTTACcagcaggagctggaggaggagatCAAGGGACTGTATGAGAACTTCTGCAAGCACAATGGTAGCAAGAATGTCTTCAGCACCTTCCGAACCCCTGCAGTGCTCTTCACAGGCATTGTGGCTTTGTACATAGCTTCAGGCCTCACTGGCGTTATTGGTCTTGAGGTGGTGGCCCAGCTGTTCAACTGTATGGTTGGCCTGCTGTTAATAGCGCTTCTCACCTGGGGGTACATCCGGTACTCTGGTCAGTATCGTGAGCTGGGCGGTGCTATCGATTCTGGTGCAGCGTATGTATTAGAGCAG GCCACTTCTCACATTGGTAATTCCACTCAGGCTGCTGTGAGGGATGCAGTTGTTGGGAGACCATCCTTGGATAAGAAAGTTCAGTAG
- the ATL3 gene encoding atlastin-3 isoform X4, giving the protein MLSPQRVVAAASGGAGDAMESGKPCPVQVVLVQKDQHAFELEEKALASILLQEHIRDLDVVVVSVAGAFRKGKSFFLDFMLRYLYIQKEGGSSNWLGDREEPLTGFSWRGGSDPETTGIQIWSEVFTVEKPDGKKVAVVLMDTQGAFDSQSTVKDCATIFALSTMTSSVQIYNLSQNIQEDDLQQLQLFTEYGRLAMDEIFQKPFQTLMFLVRDWSFPYEYNYGLQGGMSFLEKRLQVKEHQHEEIQNVRNHIHSCFSSVTCFLLPHPGLQVATSPDFDGKLKDIASEFKEQLQTLIPYVLNPANLMEKEINGSKVTCRGLLEYFKAYIKIYQGEDLPHPKSMLQATAEANNLAAAASAKDIYYNNMEEVSGGDKPYLSPDILEEKHCEFKELALDHFKKTKKMGGKDFSLRYQQELEEEIKGLYENFCKHNGSKNVFSTFRTPAVLFTGIVALYIASGLTGVIGLEVVAQLFNCMVGLLLIALLTWGYIRYSGQYRELGGAIDSGAAYVLEQATSHIGNSTQAAVRDAVVGRPSLDKKVQ; this is encoded by the exons GTGATGCTATGGAGAGTGGAAAGCCTTGTCCAGTGCAGGTTGTTTTGGTGCAGAAAGACCAACATGCCTTTGAGCTAGAAGAGAAAGCCTTGGCCAGCATCCTCTTACAGGAACACATCCGAGACCTTGATGTGGTGGTGGTGTCAGTGGCTGGTGCCTTCCGAAAGGGCAAGTCCTTCTTTCTGGACTTTATGCTACGATACTTATATATCCAG AAGGAAGGTGGCAGTTCAAATTGGTTGGGTGACCGAGAAGAACCGTTAACAGGGTTTTCATGGAGGGGGGGCTCTGACCCAGAAACCACTGGGATCCAGATCTGGAGTGAGGTTTTCACTGTGGAGAAGCCAGATGGGAAGAAg GTTGCAGTTGTTCTGATGGATACCCAGGGGGCATTTGACAGCCAGTCCACTGTGAAAGATTGTGCTACCATCTTTGCTCTAAGTACCATGACTAGTTCTGTTCAG atttATAATTTGTCCCAGAACATTCAGGAAGATGATCTTCAACAGCTACAG ctcttcACAGAATATGGTCGTCTGGCGATGGATGAAATTTTCCAAAAGCCCTTCCAG ACACTGATGTTTCTGGTTCGAGACTGGAGTTTCCCTTATGAATACAACTATGGACTACAGGGGGGAATGTCGTTTTTGGAAAAGCGTCTACAG GTGAAAGAACATCAACATGAAGAAATTCAGAATGTCCGAAATCACATTCACTCATGTTTCTCCAGCGTCACCTGTTTTCTGCTACCACATCCAGGGCTCCAGGTCGCCACAAGCCCTGACTTCGATGGCAAATTGAAAG ATATTGCCAGTGAATTCAAAGAGCAGTTACAGACACTGATACCATATGTATTAAACCCAGCTAACTTAATGGAAAAGGAGATCAACGGCTCAAAAGTCACCTGTCGGGGGCTATTGGAATATTTTAAG gcatatattaaaatttaccaaggaGAAGATCTGCCTCACCCCAAATCCATGCTTCAG GCCACTGCTGAAGCCAACAACTTAGCAGCTGCAGCCTCTGCCAAGGACATTTACTATAACAACATGGAAGAG gTTTCTGGGGGAGACAAACCTTATTTGTCTCCAGACATTCTAGAGGAGAAGCACTGTGAATTCAAAGAACTTGCTCTGGACCATTTTAAGAAGACAAAAAAGATGGGTGGGAAGGATTTTAGCCTTCGTTACcagcaggagctggaggaggagatCAAGGGACTGTATGAGAACTTCTGCAAGCACAATGGTAGCAAGAATGTCTTCAGCACCTTCCGAACCCCTGCAGTGCTCTTCACAGGCATTGTGGCTTTGTACATAGCTTCAGGCCTCACTGGCGTTATTGGTCTTGAGGTGGTGGCCCAGCTGTTCAACTGTATGGTTGGCCTGCTGTTAATAGCGCTTCTCACCTGGGGGTACATCCGGTACTCTGGTCAGTATCGTGAGCTGGGCGGTGCTATCGATTCTGGTGCAGCGTATGTATTAGAGCAG GCCACTTCTCACATTGGTAATTCCACTCAGGCTGCTGTGAGGGATGCAGTTGTTGGGAGACCATCCTTGGATAAGAAAGTTCAGTAG